The proteins below come from a single Notamacropus eugenii isolate mMacEug1 chromosome 7, mMacEug1.pri_v2, whole genome shotgun sequence genomic window:
- the GREM1 gene encoding gremlin-1 — translation MGRTAYTVGALLLLLGTLLSATEGKKKGSQGAIPPPDKDQYNDSEQTQTPQQPGSRNRGRGQGRGTAMPGEEVLESSQEALHVTERKYLKRDWCKTQPLKQTIHEEGCNSRTVINRFCYGQCNSFYIPRHIRKEEGSFQSCSFCKPKKFTTMMVTLNCPELQPPTKKKRVTRVKQCRCISIDLD, via the coding sequence ATGGGCCGAACCGCCTACACCGTGGGGGCTTTGCTTCTGCTCCTGGGAACCTTGCTGTCTGCCAccgaagggaaaaagaaaggatctCAAGGGGCCATCCCACCTCCTGATAAAGACCAGTACAATGATTCAGAGCAGACTCAGACTCCCCAACAGCCTGGATCCAGGAATCGGGGAAGGGGCCAGGGCCGGGGCACTGCCATGCCTGGAGAGGAGGTGCTGGAGTCCAGCCAGGAGGCACTGCATGTGACTGAACGCAAATACCTGAAGCGGGACTGGTGCAAGACACAACCTCTCAAACAGACCATCCATGAAGAAGGTTGTAACAGCCGCACCGTCATCAATCGCTTTTGCTACGGCCAGTGCAATTCCTTCTACATTCCCAGGCACATTCGGAAGGAGGAAGGCTCCTTTCAGTCATGTTCCTTCTGCAAGCCCAAGAAATTCACCACCATGATGGTTACACTCAATTGTCCTGAATTGCAGCCACCCACCAAGAAGAAAAGGGTGACCCGGGTGAAGCAGTGTCGCTGCATATCTATTGATTTGGATTAG